A portion of the Babylonia areolata isolate BAREFJ2019XMU chromosome 4, ASM4173473v1, whole genome shotgun sequence genome contains these proteins:
- the LOC143281245 gene encoding uncharacterized protein LOC143281245, with protein sequence MKGHTVPWAFLPTLVQALLAIVLFVYVVWRTYHDPTLVRRWWPWLCGVCSVLLTPLLMGWLGFTAQGIQPKSLAAELQSLATGVPWLAQVVSALQSISTKGMGLKTAGVIFAMGGAFGRLGLPPAVEQLRVLIDVRQPAIAPDQNDEQGPRGPEVQRPQQPDPRHPHGE encoded by the exons ATGAAAGGACACACTGTTCCCTGGGCATTCCTCCCCACACTG gtcCAGGCCCTGCTGGCAATAGTTCTGTTCGTGTACGTCGTGTGGAGAACGTACCATGATCCCACAC TGGTTCGTCGCTGGTGGCCCTGGCTGTGCGGGGTCTGTTCCGTCCTGCTGACACCCTTGTTGATGGGATGGCTGGGCTTCACGGCCCAAGGCATCCAGCCCAAGTCCCTGGCCGCCGAGCTGCAGTCCCTGGCCACGGGAGTCCCCTGGCTGGCCCAGGTGGTGTCTGCCCTCCAGTCCATCAGCACGAAAGGCATGGGGCTGAAAACCGCCGGGGTCATCTTCGCCATGGGGGGCGCCTTTGGTCGGCTGGGGCTGCCCCCTGCGGTTGAGCAGCTGCGAGTTCTGA TTGATGTCCGGCAGCCTGCCATAGCCCCGGACCAGAACGATGAGCAGGGCCCCAGGGGTCCAGAGGTCCAGAGACCTCAGCAGCCTGATCCCCGACACCCTCACGGCGAATAA